From the Micromonospora sediminicola genome, one window contains:
- a CDS encoding ECF transporter S component: protein MSHTDSNRWRTVDIVVASVIAVAFGVVFWAWGLLWSATDAAFAFFPPAQALLYGVWLIPAVLAGLIIRKPGAALYCETVAAIVSALLGSQWASIVILQGLMQGIGAELAFAAFRYRSFRLPVAVLAGALTGLGAAIFDFVYWNKAYELTSYRIPYALITIVSATVVAGLGAHLLTRALANTGVLDRFPAGRDRALV, encoded by the coding sequence ATGAGCCACACCGACAGCAACCGCTGGCGTACGGTCGACATCGTCGTCGCTTCGGTGATCGCCGTCGCCTTCGGCGTCGTCTTCTGGGCCTGGGGCCTGCTCTGGAGCGCCACCGACGCGGCGTTCGCGTTCTTCCCGCCGGCGCAGGCGCTGCTCTACGGCGTCTGGCTGATCCCGGCGGTGCTCGCCGGCCTGATCATCCGCAAGCCGGGCGCGGCGCTCTACTGCGAGACCGTCGCCGCGATCGTCTCCGCGCTGCTGGGCAGCCAGTGGGCGAGCATCGTGATCCTCCAGGGCCTGATGCAGGGCATCGGCGCCGAGCTGGCGTTCGCCGCGTTCCGCTACCGCTCGTTCCGGCTGCCGGTGGCGGTGCTGGCCGGCGCGCTGACCGGCCTGGGCGCGGCGATCTTCGACTTCGTCTACTGGAACAAGGCCTACGAGCTGACCTCCTACCGCATCCCCTACGCCCTGATCACGATCGTCAGCGCCACCGTCGTGGCCGGCCTCGGCGCGCACCTGCTCACCCGGGCCCTGGCGAACACCGGCGTGCTGGACCGCTTCCCCGCCGGCCGCGACCGCGCCCTGGTCTGA